A genomic segment from Rubrobacter tropicus encodes:
- a CDS encoding potassium channel family protein, translated as MDRAMIGAVAAVLLLLAVLVLVPLRFARALRRSLKDPEFRGLFALVVVTLLAGTLFYWQIEGWSLLDSFYFSSITLTTVGYGDFAPETAAGKLFTVFYLFTGIGLIVAFLNAVAHATVEQRSERKGRPDRRPTPPEEERKEE; from the coding sequence GTGGACCGCGCCATGATCGGGGCGGTGGCGGCGGTGCTCCTGCTCCTGGCCGTCCTGGTCCTCGTCCCGCTGCGCTTCGCCCGCGCCCTGCGGCGCTCCCTGAAGGACCCGGAGTTCCGCGGGCTCTTCGCGCTGGTGGTCGTCACCCTTCTGGCAGGCACCCTCTTCTACTGGCAAATCGAGGGCTGGAGCCTGCTGGATTCTTTTTACTTCAGTTCGATCACCCTCACCACCGTCGGCTACGGCGACTTCGCCCCCGAGACCGCCGCCGGCAAGCTCTTCACCGTCTTCTACCTCTTTACCGGCATCGGCCTCATAGTCGCCTTCCTGAACGCCGTCGCCCACGCCACCGTCGAACAACGCTCCGAACGTAAAGGCCGCCCAGACCGCCGCCCCACGCCCCCCGAAGAAGAACGCAAGGAAGAGTAA
- a CDS encoding sensor histidine kinase produces the protein MVRQEVRGNEEPEARDYELTISPVVDRKGRRKGRLVLLRDVTDRKRAEEERARRMAELARSNAELEQFAHSVSHDLRAPLRSIDGFSRILQEDHAGGLDAEGLDHLRRVRASAQRMGLLIDALLDLSRVTRVEMRRTNVDLSALAAEVAGELRRRDPERNASFEIREGLTADGDARLLRVVVENLLGNAWKFTSREPAAKIEFGAELHEGVTVFFVRDDGVGFDPRYAGALFGPFQRLHAEDEFEGTGIGLATVARIVHRHGGKTWAEGEPGKGAAFFFTLWSV, from the coding sequence GTGGTCCGGCAAGAGGTCAGGGGCAACGAAGAACCGGAGGCCCGCGACTACGAGCTGACGATCTCCCCCGTGGTGGATAGGAAGGGCCGCCGCAAGGGCCGGCTCGTCCTGCTGCGCGACGTGACCGACCGGAAGCGGGCCGAGGAGGAGCGGGCGCGGAGGATGGCGGAGCTGGCGCGCTCGAACGCGGAACTCGAGCAGTTCGCCCACTCCGTCTCCCACGACCTGAGGGCGCCCCTCAGGAGCATCGACGGGTTCTCCAGGATCCTGCAGGAAGACCACGCCGGCGGCCTCGACGCCGAGGGCCTGGACCACCTCCGCCGCGTCCGGGCCTCGGCCCAGCGCATGGGCCTGCTCATAGACGCCCTGCTCGACCTCTCCCGGGTAACGAGGGTCGAGATGCGCCGGACGAACGTGGACCTCTCGGCCCTCGCCGCAGAGGTGGCCGGCGAACTCCGGCGGCGCGACCCGGAGAGGAACGCGAGCTTCGAGATACGGGAAGGCCTGACCGCCGACGGCGACGCGAGGCTGCTGCGGGTGGTCGTCGAGAACCTGCTCGGAAACGCCTGGAAGTTCACCTCCAGGGAGCCCGCGGCGAAGATAGAGTTCGGCGCCGAACTCCACGAGGGCGTCACCGTCTTTTTCGTGCGCGACGACGGGGTCGGGTTCGACCCGCGCTACGCCGGCGCGCTCTTCGGACCCTTCCAGAGGCTCCACGCCGAAGACGAGTTCGAGGGAACCGGCATAGGCCTCGCCACGGTCGCCCGCATCGTCCACCGCCACGGCGGCAAGACCTGGGCGGAGGGCGAGCCGGGGAAGGGCGCCGCCTTCTTCTTCACGCTCTGGAGCGTTTAG
- a CDS encoding PAS domain-containing protein, which translates to MGDGVIVADPQDRVVDVNPAAENILGRPASEAVGMTLARLAPPGRPPSRNTGGRGAWSGKRSGATKNRRPATTS; encoded by the coding sequence ATGGGCGACGGCGTGATCGTGGCCGACCCGCAAGACCGCGTCGTGGACGTGAACCCCGCGGCCGAGAACATCCTCGGCCGCCCGGCTTCCGAGGCCGTCGGGATGACGCTCGCCCGGCTCGCCCCGCCTGGAAGGCCGCCTTCGAGGAACACCGGAGGGCGGGGGGCGTGGTCCGGCAAGAGGTCAGGGGCAACGAAGAACCGGAGGCCCGCGACTACGAGCTGA
- a CDS encoding histidine kinase N-terminal 7TM domain-containing protein, producing the protein MGWQLSPYFYLLVASGVFSAALAGYVWTRRGAPGARTLAVLMAGVSVWALGYALESGAPDVGAKIFWAKVQYFGISTVPLAWLAFCVRYTGREGWLTRGNLALLAVVPLVTLALVWTNGAHNLVWASTASDLSRAFPALAFEYGPWFYVYWIFSQILILAGTVFLLPALARSLRLYRRQGVALLVAAAIPWVGNVVYVLGLIPVPGLDPTPFAFLLGGGALVIGLFGFRLLDLVPVARGTSSRGWATA; encoded by the coding sequence ATGGGCTGGCAGCTCTCCCCGTACTTCTACCTCCTGGTCGCGTCTGGCGTCTTTTCGGCCGCGCTGGCAGGGTACGTCTGGACTCGCCGCGGGGCGCCGGGCGCGCGGACCCTGGCGGTCCTCATGGCCGGCGTGTCGGTGTGGGCTTTGGGGTACGCGCTGGAGTCGGGCGCTCCGGACGTGGGCGCGAAAATCTTCTGGGCGAAGGTCCAGTATTTCGGGATCTCGACGGTGCCGCTGGCGTGGCTGGCTTTCTGCGTCCGGTACACGGGGCGGGAGGGGTGGCTGACCCGCGGTAACCTGGCGCTGCTGGCCGTCGTTCCCCTCGTCACCCTCGCGCTCGTGTGGACGAACGGGGCGCACAACCTGGTCTGGGCGTCCACGGCGTCCGACCTTTCCCGGGCTTTTCCCGCCCTCGCTTTCGAGTATGGCCCCTGGTTCTACGTGTACTGGATTTTCTCTCAGATCCTCATCCTGGCCGGGACCGTTTTTCTGCTCCCCGCGCTCGCCCGCTCGCTGCGGCTCTACAGGAGGCAGGGCGTGGCGCTGCTGGTGGCCGCGGCGATACCTTGGGTGGGGAACGTGGTCTACGTCCTTGGGCTAATACCGGTCCCCGGGCTCGACCCGACGCCCTTCGCCTTCTTGCTCGGCGGGGGGGCGCTGGTTATCGGGCTGTTCGGCTTCAGGTTGCTCGACCTGGTCCCCGTGGCGCGGGGAACGTCGTCGAGGGGATGGGCGACGGCGTGA
- a CDS encoding amidase, which produces MTASSFRLQEATIDDIHSAFRSGELTCRGLVELYLARIEAYDKNGPELNSILTVNPNVLDEADELDSSFGRRGEFVGPLHGIPVLVKDQAETAGIRTTFGSVAFEDYVPEEDATAVGRLKEAGALILAKTNLPDFATSWFAYSSAGGETKNPYDLDRDPGGSSGGTGAAVAANLGAVGIGEDTGGSIRVPSSFDNLVGFRVTTGLISRKGMSPLVVFQDTAGPMTRTVKDAAILLDALVGYDPADPFTAAATLARGAGGYAGGLSEGGLRGARVGVLREAFGPDDDPDSGEVNRVVGVAIEAMRDAGAEVVDPVSVPNLMGFIEVTSLYLSQSRYDIDGFLSTRPGSHTVGELYDAKRFHPRLDLFTAIAEEAPEHPEEDPNYHKGLAAREEFRRAILGVMASHNLDAILFPNSQVLPPTRKELDDWKWTVLTFPTNALIAAQADLPSVSLPAGFSEGGVPVGFELVGKPYGEADLLGLAHSYEKAADPRRSPDSVPPLPDEPR; this is translated from the coding sequence ATGACCGCTTCATCGTTTCGCTTGCAGGAAGCCACGATAGACGACATCCACTCCGCGTTCCGGTCGGGGGAGCTTACCTGCCGCGGCCTCGTGGAGCTGTACCTGGCCCGCATCGAGGCCTACGACAAAAACGGGCCCGAACTGAACTCCATCCTCACGGTCAACCCCAACGTGCTGGACGAGGCCGACGAACTCGACAGCTCTTTCGGGCGGAGAGGCGAGTTCGTCGGCCCCCTCCACGGCATTCCCGTGCTGGTCAAGGACCAGGCCGAGACCGCCGGGATCCGGACCACCTTCGGGTCCGTGGCCTTCGAGGACTACGTCCCGGAGGAGGACGCGACCGCGGTGGGGAGGCTAAAGGAGGCGGGGGCCCTGATCCTCGCGAAGACCAACCTCCCGGACTTCGCGACCTCCTGGTTCGCCTACTCCTCGGCCGGAGGCGAGACGAAGAACCCATACGACCTCGACCGGGACCCGGGCGGCTCCAGCGGCGGCACGGGGGCCGCGGTGGCGGCGAACCTCGGGGCCGTGGGGATCGGGGAGGACACGGGCGGGTCCATCCGCGTCCCGTCCTCCTTCGACAACCTGGTCGGGTTCAGGGTCACCACAGGACTTATAAGCCGCAAGGGCATGTCTCCCCTGGTCGTCTTCCAGGACACCGCGGGCCCCATGACCCGCACGGTGAAGGACGCCGCGATCCTGCTCGACGCGCTCGTGGGCTACGACCCTGCAGACCCGTTCACCGCGGCTGCCACGCTCGCCAGGGGCGCGGGAGGGTACGCTGGTGGGCTCTCGGAAGGCGGCTTGAGGGGGGCGAGGGTGGGAGTACTGCGCGAGGCGTTCGGGCCGGACGACGACCCGGACTCCGGCGAGGTGAACAGGGTCGTGGGCGTGGCGATCGAGGCCATGCGGGACGCCGGCGCGGAGGTCGTCGACCCGGTGAGCGTGCCGAATCTGATGGGATTTATCGAGGTCACCTCCCTCTACCTCTCGCAATCCCGCTACGACATAGACGGTTTCCTCTCGACGAGGCCCGGTTCCCACACGGTGGGCGAGCTCTACGACGCCAAGCGTTTCCACCCGCGCCTCGACCTCTTCACGGCCATAGCGGAGGAGGCCCCCGAACACCCCGAAGAAGACCCCAATTACCACAAGGGGCTCGCCGCCAGGGAGGAGTTCCGAAGGGCCATCTTGGGCGTGATGGCCTCGCACAACCTCGACGCCATCCTCTTCCCGAACTCCCAGGTGCTCCCGCCAACGAGGAAAGAGCTCGACGACTGGAAGTGGACCGTGCTCACGTTTCCGACCAACGCCCTCATAGCGGCGCAGGCGGACTTGCCGTCCGTCTCGTTGCCGGCCGGCTTCTCCGAAGGGGGCGTGCCCGTCGGATTCGAGTTGGTCGGGAAGCCCTACGGAGAGGCGGACCTGCTCGGGCTCGCGCACTCCTACGAAAAGGCGGCGGACCCGCGCAGATCCCCAGATAGCGTACCCCCGCTCCCCGACGAACCCCGGTAA
- a CDS encoding PAS domain S-box protein, whose product MRWRETPFAIPLFLAAVVLILIALYVWRRRRGAPGATAFVTLMVAGATWGAAYALSLGATDLPVKIFWGNVKYTGILLVPAAWLVFALRYTGRAKTMTRPIVALLAVEPVFTLLLIFTNEAHDLFWRSREPSVGGAFPTIEPVYGPWFWVNLAYSYLLISIATFLLVQTFVLSAGPYRSQRIALLVGTLIPWTGNAANVFGLIPPRYPDPAPFAFVVTGAVFAWALFRRGLLDAVPVARDAVVEGMGDGMVVLDVQDRIVDLNPAARRIFGLSVAETVGRPVGEIMPGRAVLLERHNDAEAASEEVELVDGPGPPRAYELSVSSLRDGRGRRAGRLIMLRDVTERRRIEDTLRRSEQRFRAIFENTALGISIADRQRRLLETNRAYQEMVGYDAEELFGKPIAELSHPDDVTQDRRLNEALLSGSVERYQREKRYIRKDGELVWVRPAISAVRNADGEPEFLVGVVEDITERKRAEEALKESEERFRQLFDRSVDALLVHDERGRIMDCNAEACRSLGYSREELLSLSVGDFATNLLSEEERAEREAGGGTLWQRALTGESSLSSGVHLGRHRRKDDTTFPVEVRVGPVDYGGRRLIFASARDITRREAAEEALRASEEKYRTLVETVQEGIGFVDDRERITYCNRAYADIFDLTPEELVGRSLLEFLDDDQRLKAQEQTALRKKNMRSAYEISITSASGKRRYLSASGTPILDGDGWFRGAVHTVVDITERKHTEEALRASESHFRRVVESLGEGLVITDLDDLVLDANSRVTELTGYAKEDLLGHPAYELLLPLEERRRALRNNERRARGLVERYVTRLRRKNGTTFWGEVTATPYRDPTGKIVGTLGSIADITERKALEQRLAHQAFHDALTGLPNRAFFADRLERSLAGSGREVDGKVAILFLDLDNFKYVNDSLGHEAGDRLLVEASRRLRRCLRAEDVAARLGGDEFAALLEHVQDTGEATRVAERIVEELREPFILDGQEAFVTPSIGIACGGGSLREGPEDLLRDADVAMYRAKEEGKARYRVFDPAMKSLVVERLGLENDLRRALERDEFVVHYQPVVALDTGRIIGFEALARWQHPERGCVSPAQFVPLAEEIGLIASIGRRILHEACLQTREWQIRYPGHPSDPPLIIGVNLSAKQLSHPRLTEDIRDALRESGLDPAWLTLEITESAVVGNGSRHIDTLHELRAAGVRFALDDFGVGYSSLSYLKHLPVGMLKIDRSFVEKIEQDPEDEVLVSGMVHVAKGLGLRVLAEGVETPDQLARVEALGCDLGQGYLFSEPLPAEEAGRLLTAARRLP is encoded by the coding sequence ATGCGCTGGCGAGAGACGCCTTTCGCGATCCCGCTGTTCCTCGCGGCGGTCGTCCTGATTCTGATCGCCCTGTACGTCTGGCGCCGTCGCCGCGGAGCCCCGGGTGCGACCGCCTTCGTGACGCTGATGGTCGCCGGGGCGACATGGGGGGCGGCGTACGCCCTGTCCCTGGGCGCGACGGACCTTCCAGTCAAGATATTCTGGGGGAACGTCAAGTACACGGGCATACTGCTCGTGCCGGCGGCGTGGCTCGTCTTCGCACTCCGGTACACCGGCAGAGCCAAAACTATGACTCGCCCGATCGTGGCGCTTCTAGCCGTCGAGCCGGTCTTCACGCTGCTGTTGATCTTCACTAACGAGGCGCACGATCTGTTCTGGAGGTCGAGAGAGCCGAGCGTGGGCGGCGCGTTCCCGACCATCGAGCCGGTCTACGGGCCCTGGTTCTGGGTCAACCTGGCTTACTCTTACCTTCTCATCTCTATCGCAACCTTTCTTCTCGTTCAGACGTTCGTCCTCTCGGCGGGCCCCTACCGCAGTCAGAGGATCGCCTTGCTGGTTGGGACCCTGATTCCATGGACAGGGAACGCGGCCAACGTTTTCGGCCTCATCCCGCCCAGGTACCCGGACCCGGCCCCCTTCGCCTTCGTCGTAACCGGTGCGGTCTTCGCCTGGGCCCTCTTCCGACGCGGCCTGCTCGACGCCGTGCCGGTAGCGCGTGACGCCGTCGTCGAGGGCATGGGCGACGGGATGGTGGTGCTGGACGTGCAGGACCGGATCGTGGACCTGAACCCCGCCGCACGACGCATTTTCGGCCTTTCGGTAGCCGAAACCGTCGGCCGTCCGGTGGGTGAGATCATGCCCGGCCGGGCCGTCCTGCTCGAACGTCACAACGACGCGGAGGCAGCTTCAGAAGAGGTAGAGTTGGTAGACGGACCGGGGCCGCCACGCGCCTATGAGCTCTCCGTCTCGTCGCTGCGTGACGGGAGGGGACGCCGCGCGGGGCGCCTGATCATGCTACGCGACGTTACGGAACGCAGACGAATCGAGGACACACTGCGGCGAAGCGAGCAGCGGTTCCGGGCGATCTTCGAGAACACGGCACTCGGGATATCCATCGCCGACCGCCAGAGGCGGCTACTGGAGACCAACCGCGCCTACCAGGAGATGGTTGGTTACGACGCCGAGGAGCTGTTCGGCAAACCCATCGCGGAGCTCTCCCACCCGGACGACGTGACGCAAGACCGGCGATTGAACGAGGCGTTACTCTCTGGCAGCGTCGAACGCTACCAGAGGGAGAAACGGTACATCCGTAAAGACGGCGAACTCGTGTGGGTTAGGCCCGCGATCTCCGCCGTGCGCAATGCGGATGGCGAACCCGAGTTTCTAGTCGGCGTGGTGGAGGACATTACCGAACGCAAGCGGGCCGAGGAAGCTCTCAAAGAGAGCGAGGAGCGCTTCAGGCAGCTCTTCGATCGTTCCGTCGACGCCCTGCTGGTCCACGACGAGCGGGGCCGGATCATGGACTGCAACGCCGAGGCTTGCCGCTCTTTAGGCTACTCGCGCGAGGAGCTACTTTCGCTCTCGGTCGGCGACTTCGCCACCAACCTCCTCTCGGAAGAGGAGCGGGCGGAGAGAGAGGCGGGGGGCGGCACCCTGTGGCAGCGTGCCCTCACCGGCGAGAGTAGCCTGTCGTCAGGGGTGCATCTGGGTCGGCACCGCCGCAAGGATGACACGACTTTTCCCGTCGAGGTGCGAGTGGGCCCCGTGGACTACGGGGGAAGAAGGCTGATATTCGCCTCAGCGCGCGACATTACACGGCGCGAGGCCGCGGAGGAGGCGCTGCGGGCATCCGAAGAGAAATACCGTACCCTCGTCGAAACTGTGCAGGAGGGTATCGGGTTCGTTGACGACCGCGAACGGATAACCTACTGTAACCGGGCCTATGCCGACATCTTCGACCTCACGCCCGAGGAACTGGTCGGCAGGTCCTTACTGGAATTTTTGGACGACGACCAACGCCTCAAAGCTCAAGAACAGACGGCCCTGAGAAAGAAAAACATGCGCTCCGCTTACGAGATCTCCATAACGAGCGCGTCGGGTAAGAGAAGATACCTCTCGGCTTCCGGGACCCCAATCCTGGACGGCGACGGGTGGTTCCGGGGTGCGGTTCATACCGTAGTGGATATCACGGAGCGCAAGCACACGGAAGAGGCGCTGCGTGCCTCCGAATCGCATTTCCGCAGGGTGGTCGAGAGCTTAGGCGAGGGTCTGGTCATCACCGACCTGGACGATCTCGTACTCGACGCAAACTCCCGCGTCACCGAGCTCACCGGGTACGCCAAGGAAGACCTGCTCGGCCATCCGGCTTACGAGCTACTGCTGCCCCTGGAGGAGCGGCGGCGGGCGCTTCGCAACAACGAGCGCCGCGCGAGGGGCCTCGTCGAGCGATACGTTACGCGTTTGAGACGCAAGAACGGTACGACGTTTTGGGGGGAGGTCACCGCGACCCCCTACCGCGACCCAACGGGCAAGATAGTGGGCACCCTGGGGTCCATCGCGGATATCACCGAGCGGAAGGCGCTGGAGCAGCGCCTGGCGCACCAAGCGTTCCACGATGCCCTCACGGGCCTGCCCAACCGGGCCTTCTTCGCGGATCGGCTCGAACGTTCCCTGGCCGGATCCGGCCGGGAGGTGGACGGGAAGGTCGCCATATTGTTTCTGGACCTCGACAACTTCAAGTACGTCAACGACTCCCTGGGCCACGAAGCCGGCGACCGGTTGCTCGTGGAGGCCTCCCGTCGGCTGCGAAGATGCCTGCGCGCCGAAGACGTTGCCGCGCGCCTCGGGGGCGACGAGTTTGCAGCCTTGCTCGAGCACGTTCAGGACACGGGCGAGGCCACGCGGGTGGCCGAACGGATCGTAGAAGAGCTGCGAGAGCCTTTCATCCTCGACGGCCAAGAGGCCTTCGTAACCCCGAGCATCGGGATCGCCTGCGGCGGAGGAAGTTTACGGGAAGGACCGGAGGATCTGCTGCGCGACGCTGACGTGGCCATGTACCGTGCCAAAGAGGAGGGCAAGGCGCGCTACCGCGTCTTCGACCCAGCGATGAAGTCGCTCGTCGTCGAGCGCCTGGGGCTGGAGAATGACCTCAGGCGAGCCCTGGAGCGAGACGAGTTCGTGGTGCATTACCAGCCGGTGGTCGCCCTCGATACCGGACGAATAATCGGCTTCGAGGCGCTGGCGCGCTGGCAGCATCCGGAGCGTGGATGCGTCTCGCCGGCACAGTTCGTGCCGCTTGCGGAGGAGATCGGGCTTATAGCGTCCATCGGACGCAGGATCCTTCACGAAGCATGCCTGCAGACTCGCGAGTGGCAGATCCGCTACCCGGGCCATCCCTCGGACCCACCCCTGATCATAGGCGTGAACCTCTCGGCGAAGCAGCTCTCCCATCCCCGCCTTACCGAGGACATTCGAGACGCCTTGCGGGAGAGCGGACTGGACCCCGCCTGGTTGACCCTGGAGATCACGGAGAGCGCCGTGGTCGGCAACGGGTCCCGTCACATCGACACCCTGCACGAGCTCAGGGCCGCTGGGGTGCGGTTCGCCCTGGACGACTTCGGGGTGGGCTACTCCTCCCTGTCGTACCTCAAGCACCTGCCGGTGGGCATGCTGAAGATCGACCGCTCGTTTGTCGAGAAGATCGAACAGGATCCTGAGGATGAGGTTCTTGTATCCGGTATGGTCCATGTGGCGAAGGGTTTGGGCCTTAGGGTATTGGCCGAGGGCGTGGAGACGCCAGATCAGCTGGCGCGAGTCGAGGCCCTGGGATGCGACCTCGGCCAGGGGTACCTTTTCTCGGAACCGCTGCCCGCCGAGGAGGCGGGCAGACTCCTAACCGCAGCCCGTAGACTCCCGTGA